One part of the Desulfonema ishimotonii genome encodes these proteins:
- a CDS encoding rhomboid family intramembrane serine protease: MLIVPLSNKITWRNPPVATIGIILANTLIFLMFQSGQDTRYRQAMEYYFSSGLAAIEVQHYVADQDRQHRRPPLLREGESFDENELRIHFDEMQKDSRFLKRLENGQIISEQSPEYARWQALRGEYRQRLSAVTFIRYGFIPAHKEPLTCLTYMFLHGGVGHLIGNMIFLWIVGCMLEIGCGRLLYVALYLLTGLASAVFFGQIYADSTTPLVGASGAIAGLMGLFTVLYGRERVSIFFSLGFYFNYIRIPGIFLLPVWVGNELFQLFFSGVSQVAYVAHIGGLLAGSVCGGIVQKIPGILNSDIFETGERDDVSLLLEKALRRISDLDMAGGRQLLAQILDRNPGNATALRHLFNLDKQTPGDGRFHRTATRLLTLLCLKQPSHSEAHAVYREYTAISKTPRLPPELCVRLSTVFSGLGHPETAAPILSALLRKMPATPGMATALLKLSGACDIKGMKEQGLKCRQAICARYPDSPEARMIGDANRKK, from the coding sequence ATGTTAATCGTTCCCCTGAGCAATAAAATCACCTGGCGGAACCCGCCCGTTGCCACCATCGGCATTATCCTGGCCAACACCCTCATCTTCTTAATGTTTCAGTCCGGGCAGGACACCCGCTACCGTCAGGCAATGGAATATTACTTCTCCTCCGGACTTGCGGCCATCGAAGTTCAGCACTATGTGGCTGATCAGGACCGGCAGCATCGCAGGCCGCCCCTGCTCCGGGAAGGCGAGTCCTTTGATGAAAATGAATTGCGCATCCATTTTGATGAGATGCAGAAAGATTCCCGGTTTCTGAAACGGCTGGAAAACGGCCAGATCATTTCAGAACAAAGCCCGGAATATGCCCGGTGGCAGGCACTCCGGGGGGAATACCGTCAGAGGCTCTCAGCGGTCACATTTATCCGATACGGCTTCATACCGGCACACAAAGAGCCGCTCACCTGTCTTACCTACATGTTCCTCCACGGCGGCGTCGGCCATCTGATCGGCAACATGATTTTCCTCTGGATTGTGGGATGTATGCTGGAAATCGGCTGCGGACGCCTGCTCTATGTGGCGCTCTACCTGCTCACCGGGCTTGCATCCGCCGTCTTTTTCGGGCAGATTTACGCCGACAGCACCACGCCCCTGGTCGGCGCATCCGGCGCCATTGCCGGACTCATGGGCCTTTTTACCGTTCTTTACGGGCGGGAAAGGGTCAGCATCTTCTTCTCACTGGGGTTCTATTTTAATTATATCAGAATACCGGGTATTTTCCTCCTGCCGGTCTGGGTGGGGAATGAGCTGTTTCAGCTCTTTTTCAGCGGCGTTTCCCAGGTGGCCTATGTGGCCCACATCGGCGGCCTGCTGGCCGGTTCGGTCTGCGGGGGGATTGTTCAGAAAATTCCCGGAATCCTGAATTCGGATATTTTCGAGACCGGGGAACGGGATGACGTCTCCCTGCTGCTTGAAAAAGCGCTCCGGCGCATCAGTGATCTGGATATGGCAGGCGGACGGCAACTGCTGGCGCAGATTCTTGACAGGAACCCCGGCAATGCGACCGCCCTCAGACACCTGTTCAATCTGGACAAACAGACACCCGGTGACGGGCGCTTCCACCGCACGGCCACGCGCCTGCTCACCCTTCTCTGTCTGAAGCAGCCGTCGCACAGCGAGGCGCACGCTGTCTACCGGGAATACACGGCCATCAGCAAAACGCCCCGCCTCCCGCCGGAACTCTGTGTCCGCCTCAGCACGGTCTTCTCCGGCCTGGGCCACCCCGAAACCGCAGCGCCCATTTTATCGGCGCTGCTCAGGAAAATGCCCGCCACCCCCGGAATGGCCACAGCCCTGCTCAAGCTGTCCGGGGCCTGTGATATAAAGGGAATGAAAGAACAGGGGCTGAAGTGCAGACAGGCCATCTGTGCCAGATACCCCGATTCGCCCGAAGCCCGCATGATCGGAGACGCGAATCGGAAAAAATGA
- a CDS encoding phosphate/phosphite/phosphonate ABC transporter substrate-binding protein, whose product MKKEISVFWVTVWVLVVTAFAWHPAVSAGEPMTLGMIGSRPSRLIQRFTPLVGYLSTRGVAVDKVVIARSLEEMAEKFRSGEADFVFESVYGALKLMDETGAVPVLIREKSGVKMYNSVIFVKKDSPVQALKDLNGKVIAFEDPASTSSFMLPRAILENAGLKLRESRKPVPGFVACYFSKNDDNTIAQVRLGRKVDAGGIKKSEVENKPEFRLLSPESAYVPRHVLVVRKGLPSDELRNVLLGMKDDPDAQDVLKSIRTGTGFSEFDGDPAAFMNTTVREALGL is encoded by the coding sequence ATGAAAAAAGAGATATCTGTTTTCTGGGTCACGGTGTGGGTTCTGGTTGTGACGGCTTTCGCATGGCATCCGGCAGTGTCTGCCGGTGAACCCATGACACTGGGCATGATCGGTTCACGTCCGAGCAGACTGATTCAGCGATTCACGCCTCTGGTCGGGTACCTCAGCACCAGAGGCGTGGCCGTTGACAAAGTGGTCATTGCCAGATCTCTTGAGGAAATGGCCGAAAAATTCAGGTCCGGAGAGGCCGATTTTGTGTTTGAAAGCGTATACGGGGCATTGAAACTGATGGACGAAACCGGGGCCGTGCCCGTCCTCATCCGTGAAAAAAGTGGCGTAAAAATGTATAATTCCGTCATATTCGTAAAAAAAGACTCACCGGTTCAGGCGCTGAAAGACCTGAATGGCAAAGTGATCGCCTTTGAAGATCCCGCATCCACGTCCTCTTTCATGCTGCCCCGGGCGATACTGGAAAATGCCGGGTTGAAACTCAGGGAATCCCGAAAACCCGTGCCCGGTTTTGTGGCCTGTTATTTCTCAAAAAACGATGACAATACCATCGCCCAGGTCAGACTGGGGAGAAAAGTCGATGCCGGGGGTATCAAAAAGAGCGAGGTGGAAAATAAGCCGGAATTCCGGCTTCTGTCGCCCGAATCGGCGTATGTTCCCCGGCATGTGCTTGTCGTCAGAAAAGGCCTGCCCTCTGATGAACTCAGAAACGTCCTGTTGGGGATGAAAGATGATCCGGATGCACAGGATGTGCTGAAATCCATCAGAACCGGGACGGGTTTTTCAGAATTTGACGGAGACCCCGCAGCGTTTATGAATACGACCGTCCGAGAGGCCCTGGGGCTGTAA